The Equus przewalskii isolate Varuska chromosome 22, EquPr2, whole genome shotgun sequence DNA segment TTTTCCTCTCGCTATGTCCTAATTCAGAAGTTATCAAATTGGTGTTCGGTGGAAGCAGTTGTTGGACTCTCCTATTAAAGAAGGATTCTATCATCAAATATATTTGAGAAGGGCTGCATACCATATGCCTGTCTTGGAGATTCAGAATGAACACCAGTCTACAGCAGCCCTGAGAAGTTGTAAAGAAACCTGCTTAACTCTATACGAGTCAGGGTCCCTTATGTTTGTCCAAGGACCCTTTCAGTAGGGACAGGAGAGGAAGTGGGAGCAATTAAGTCCACTTAAAAAACAACACTCCTCAGAAGCGTGTGACATAATTGATCTCCACGCTTCTTCAAACTGATCTTGCATACCGAAACTAACCATCTAGAGTGCAAACCCCAGCACGTCATTTCCATTCTTCAATCCCTTACTAGCTCACTGtctcctgaggaaaaagaaccaGCTCCACGCAACGTGGATTGTAAGGCCTGCTCTCTCATCTGCTGCCTACTTTAGCATCACCTGCGACCGCCTGATGACATGCCACTAATTCTAAACTACTTGTCTCTGCGCTCCCCCAGACACACCCCTCTCACCCCCTCGGCTCTGTACTTCTGCTGATGCTGCTCCCTCTACCTGGAGTATCCTTTCCCTCATCCCCTTAATCACCAGTTTCCAACTAGTTCTTCAAGACTTAGCtgagaggggccggctccatggccgagtggttaagttcgcgcgctctgctgcagcggcccagggttcggatcctgggcgcggacgtggcagcgctcatcaggccacattgaggcggcgtcccatatgccacgaCTAGAatgacgtgcaactaagatatacaactatgtactgggggggatttggggagataaagcagagggggggaaaaaagaaaaagactggccacagttgttagctcaggtgacaatctttaaaaaaaaaaaaagacttagctCAGGTATTACCTCTTCAGATGATCTTTCCTGGCCCCACagcttcccctcttcttccccaAACACTGGctaaacttaaatatttttatcatagaaCCTAACACCTGTATTAAGACACCTGCCTCTGTGCTTCCTCTCGGGCTCTACTGTCACTTAAAGGGCCAAGAGAACATCTTGTTCCTTGTTTCATTCCCATAACACTCAATCCATGATTAATGCACTAAACAGTATTGTAGTCGCCCTTTTGGTAACAATCAGGCAGGACCTTCTAGAAGAAATCTGACACTCCACCTTTCCTCTGATCTTACCTCTCAAGTCACAGTCTGGTTGAACTAAAAACTTATCTATGCATGTTTTACCAGGGAGGCAAAATTTAGTCCGGAGACATGTGTTCATATATTCTTACAtattctgcctttaaaaaattctactgaGATGTAGGACGGGGAGGGGGACACGTGTGCTTTCTGACAGCCTCACTCCTTTGCACTTCTGGTGTTCACTGGCTTTCCTCTTGGTCCCTTCCTTGAGCCCTTCCTTTCTTGACAAGGAAAAAGGGTAACAAAGGGATCAAGAACATGGGTTCTTGTTCAAATCCCACTTCTACCACTTATTATAGTGGTGTAATTTTAAGCAACTCACATACTCTGTCTCCTCAgactcttcatctataaaatgggcatgatgATAGTTCGCTGCCTTGCAGGGTTGCTGTAATCCATGCACATGGTGAAGCATCTTGGTAAACATCTGCTGCTCTGGTTGTTAGGAAGTAGGATGAGGCAATGGTTTCTGGCCATATGATTTATAGTATTTCCACATTTAACCAAATGATAAAACTATTCCATTTATTCACTCCCATCCCTTTCTAGTCCCTCTACCCTGCtttgttgtttacttttttctcctttcacagaGTATTAGTTCCCTAAGGGTAAaggctttgttttgttcattgctgaaAGCAACAGCACGCAGAAAAGTACTGTGCATATTATTTGGCCCTTAGTAGATACTCACTGAATGAACGGTACAGAgtgtcaaaaggaaaaatacaccaAAAGTTTCATTATAATAAAAAGTACAGATAAATCTTTCTCTAATGGCTTTCAGTCCTATATTTTAAAGCACCATATGTCATAATGAAAACATGagcaatttattaaaatttgaaggcaaaaacataatttcaaaagATTTAGACCTATGTCAGGCGTGATAGAGTATGGATGCTTTCTTGAAATTCAAAATCAGATCCAAGAGTATCACTTTCAGAATGTTCTAGTACATTGAGTTTACTTTTAGTTGTCTTGGATGAAACAGtcactattctactttctttcttgacagaaatgtgttttttcaAAGACTCACTTTTAATTGGTTCATTAACCAAAGAACTGTTTTGcccatttcctttgcttttccggTTTACAGATGAGTCAGAGCAGGAATGCAGGTCCTTTCCAGGCTGTTTCTTAACAGactgttttttagtatattcacctGTTTTCGTcattttctctgaagaagatcTGCTATTTCTAGAcaattcctcttcttttcttcgaCTTTCAGCTCCAGAGATTACATCTGCTAAAGGAGAACACGTTCTAGCAATGAATTCTTCCAAAGACTCCCGCCGCTGCTCCGTGTCTGGGACTCCCTTGTCTTTGGAAGTCCCTAAGGCCTCCTCAGCGGGAACTGGGATCTGGAAGGACTCAAGAGGCAAAGGAATTCTTGCATCCCCTGTAATTTTCTGAAACTGGAGggagaaacaagagagaagacaaaagttCAGTGATGAACAAAGCCAACCACTAAAAAGTAGAGCCTAAACCTTCAATGCCACTCCGGGATCTTATTATTAAGACGGTCTACTGATTATTCTGAAGATTTCAGAGCcagttttttcctaattatatcTTGCCAAGTGACTCCCAACTCAACTTAGCTATATTCCAGGCTAGGTCCActacattttcagattttttcgTTTGAGGTAATTATTACCTGTTTCCCTTTCCCTcactaaaaatgataaaactcggggccggcccagtggcgcagcagttaagtgcacacgttctgcttcggcggcccggggttcgccggtttggaccctgggtgcggacataggaccgcttggcaagccatgctgtggcaggcctcccacatataaagtagaggaagatgggcacagatgttagctcagggccagtcttcatcagaggattggcagcagatgttagctcagggctaatcttcctcaaaaaataaataaataaataaataaataaataaataaataaatctctgttccctaagaaaattaatttcttttctatccTCCAGGCACATATAAGCAGTATCCAATTTGTGACTAGACTGTGTTCTCAAGTTGTCCGTGCCTGAGACTGGTCTGAGATTGGCTGAGTTGGGAGACGGGGGCTAGGGGAAAAGCAGACAGGTTTCCCTTGCATTCCTGTAACCAGGTGACTCACTATGATATACTGTCTGTTAGTTATGTCTggattacttattttaaaaaattatctgttaTCAGTACTTGTACCTTCATTAGTGTTCCTTCATTGTAAGCTGACTGCATACAAATAGAAACCTAGATGAGATATGAATAGAATAGACatttacacaatttaaaatttggaatattttctctaatgttttatttttttcttcactgaggatagtttgctttaaataattaattttcaaaagaacttCCAGTTTTCTTATTTACAACAATACAGTATCATGAAATGGGCACAAAGTTACTAATCTCAGGTTTGGAAAGGACCCCGAGGAGGCTTCCAGCTCCCAAGCTTGTGAGCTGTCAGAGAGACTGACCattattcctttctctctgactTGGTAATTCTCCTTTTGCTAATCACTCAGAAGCATTCAGTTCTGTTCACTTACTTGGATATTTGGCATTTGTCCTAGGGCGTTCTGCTTTGattctggtttttcttcttcaagtgCCTTCTCTTCTTTAGGTGGACTACTAACAGTAGAACTCATCTGGGGACGACCCAGCAAATGAAAATCTGACTGATCTATACCAGCCATTGTGGCAAGCTGCCCAAGCCTGGACaagaggaggaaagcaggaaaagGGAGGGGTTATTACAGTCACATAAGAGCACCTTAGATTCCCCCATACCTGCAATCATGAAATTCTTCTAGAATCCTGCTCCAGACTAcaagcctgtctctctcccaaATTCTCAGTCCTTTCCAGATTCATGCTCTGGGACCACATCGGATCACCCAAGTCCTTTGAGCGCTCCCTCTTCCCCTCAACAACGTGTTAAATACCACTTGATTTTATCTCCTTACCTATTAACACTCCATCCCTAACTGTCTCACTAGCAGCTTCAGCACCTACGCACCTAGTCCAGTGTCTCTCACCTCATTCCCACGCTTCTTTACCACCTTTCAACACGTTTCCAAGAACGCATTGGTTCCTTCCCAACACCAACCTATTCACCTATAAAACACCATTCCATCAATTATCAATCTCCAGTTCTCTTTCAGCGAAACCGctcccagctgagaaccactgatctataTATCTGCTCTGAAAATTAAGAACAATTTTTACGTCTAGgacaaaaataactttatttcaaaCTTAACAAGCAAAACGAATAAAAGGTAGGAAAATTCCTATGCACTTCggaatattttcacttaaaatcatCTTCAATTTAGTCTTTACTGAAAACCATACCCACTAATTACTATCTCCACATTACTCTTTTATAATGGGACCTCTAGCAAAGCAGGTTTGCcattctgcatttcttttaaaatttaactcattaaaaaaaaaatcaaccatatTACCTATATGGCTAAATATGGCTATGGAAGCAATGAAAACTGCTCAAGTTCCTCAGCAAACTACCCTTATAGCTGCGAAGAGAAGAATGCCATGCAAAGAAATTAACTAACCCAGCATCTTTAAGGAGATCCAAGAAAGCATGGAACTTCTGAAAAGAATTCTCAATGCTGCCCAAAACACCTTCATCATCCAGGATCATGCTTGTCAATGACTGTGCATGTAGGGCTTCagacaaagagaaatttatatttcttaactGGGCATTTTCACGTTCCAGCTATAAAAGAAGATTGAAAATGTAGGGCATGATTTTCTCTCATTGTcatcaaaagaaaacagtttttaagtaacagaatcaaaataaaacacttaaaaatgtaataaatttgtAATTAATCTAACTCTCCACCAGTAAAGACAGAGACCATATCAGATAATAACCAAAACCCAGAGACACCCAATAAAGTTTCCTATATAACACTTAGGTGGTATATAAATAAACCAAAGTTACTGTTTTATTAATGATCTTTTAGAAGATCACATTTCTGACAAGTTAAATTCATAACAGATCCTCATTCTACATTAGAAAATCAGTTGCTTAAGATTtccattaggggctggcctggtggcgcagtggttaagtgcgcatgttccactttggcagcccagggtttgccagtttggatcccgggtgcggacatggcaccccttggctaagccatgctgtagcaggcatcccacatataaagtagaggaagatgggcatggatgttagctcagggccagtcttcctcagcaaaaagaagaggattggcagcagatgttagctcagggctaatcttcctcaggaaaaaaaggccTAAATCATATCCAATTTATTAACTGCATGATTACCAATATTCTCCTTGGcttcttgaaaatatttactccttTGCACCCATTCCCACTTCATCATCTATTCACCTAAAACCACATATAAGTCAACTCCGGTATTTCTCAGAAAGGCCATGTTGTTCATGATGTACATTTTGCCTTTTATAAGCAGTTgctcaatatttactgaataatcaTCCTCCAATTGAATGTATGCAATTTCAAAAACTCCCCCCTAAACTCACCttctaataattatatttacatacaGATCTTTTTAGCTTATGTCCTACTTTCATGAGCATTAGCCTAATGTAATTCTCATagtacatatttttatctttcattgcATTCTTAGCAGTTTTCCAATCTTACTTATTTAAATGACTTTCTTAATTCACTGTCAGTAGCCAGTCTCATCATGTCTTTTATGTTACCGTATATACAGGATAAGCATAATAAGCGCTTTCCTGAATCAAAGCATCATGAACAGAAAATAAGCTAACGTCAtataaaagcacacacacaaaagaaccccaagatttttacatttttaaaagcatgcttTCTGAGATACAGATCATATGACCACTAAAGATAAGTAAGTACAATGGTTCATATGGAACAACCAATTTGCAATATATTACAGTTTTAAAGTTTACAAGCTGTGTGTTTATATGGcttcaaatcaaatcaaataaaaccaaaaactcaGAAGTGTAAAAAAAACTTGTTTACCTCACTGACTCGTCTGTCAGCCTTAAGCCTTATGACTCTTTCCTCCTTTAACTGCTTTAGGCACTCCTCCAGTTTTCCCTAGTGTGAAGACAGAGTAAATATCATAAAGAATTCATAGTACAGTATCCAAAAGCCTTTCCAGCCATAAAGCTCACCGAGGATTTCAGGGCAGAGTCAGAAGTGAACTCAGATTTCAGGATTACAGGCCACTACTTGTAATATCATACCAAGCTAGTGAAATTAATTaccaaaatatatcaaattagcatattaaagatttatttaaagcCTACTCTTTCCAAGATAAGATTTGTGGCAGCTCACCACAAAAGGCATATGTGTACAATATAGTAAtaagtcagaaataaaaaattaaggccaggagaggaaaattctatttttatttgtaggTCCCTTTATAATAGGAAGCCCTATTAACATGCTTAACACACCTGAATTATGTAAGTGCAGgttcaaatgcatttttaaaaagttaaataatttaaagcactttactatatgccaagcactgttctaggagtTTCCTAggcattaaataatttaattatcaaAACCTTACAAGGAAAGAATGGACTATTAACCCCATGTTATTTCACCggtgagaaaactgaaagagAGAGGGGAGTGGCACACCCAAGGTCACAGCCTTAATTAAGCACAGTCATGCCTTGCTTATcgatggggatgtgttctgagagatgcatcgttaggcgattttgtgGTCGTGCAACATCACAGaggacttacacaaacctagatggtatagtctaccaCACCTCTAGGCTATacggcactaatcttatgggaccaccatcatctATGTGGTCCATCgctgaccaaaatgtcattatgtggcacaagACCAAGGCAGAGCCACATTGTGAACTCAGCAGTTGAGTGCCACTGCTGTTCACAGTGGTAATCTTCCTATGTACCAAGGTCAATGAAAGAGAATGGACATCAGTGAACTCCCTTGTGATTTTCAAGAACTAAGACACTCGGGTCCCTGAAGTGGGACACACGacttgtggtaggcagaattttaaaagagCCCCCAAGATTCCTACCTGCTGTAACCTCTCGGTTactcaaacactaatctaggtgctgcactgaagggattttgcagatgtaattaggttCCCCAAATCAACTGATTGTAAGATAGGGAGGTGATTCTGGGTGGATGTGACCTAATCAGGCAGCCCATTAAAAGGACCCAGGCTCTTCCAAAGTGCAAGAGAGACCAGAAGGAGATTCTCCCTCGCTGGCCTTGAAGAAGTCAAGCATGATGCTGTGGCAAGGCATGCGGGAGGgaggcctccaggagctgagaTTGTCCCCGAGCTGACAGCCAGTAAGGAATGGGGATTCCTGTCCTACGACTGCAGGAGCTGAACTCCACCAATGAGCCAAGTAAGATTGGAAGCAGACGctttcccagagcctccagatgaTAACTCACATCCTGATGTCAGCTTTACCAGATTCAGAGTGGAGAACCCTGTCATGTCGTGCCCAGCCTGCTGACCTACAGAACCGTGCACTAATAACTAGGTGGTGTTTTTAGCCGCCAAGTTTGTAGTAACAGAAAATTAATATACCACTCAACCCCCAAgttcatgaataaaataaattactgttattgtttttaaGTCACTGTTCTGGTGTGGTTtcttatgcagcaataaataaacagaatacttctatttattaaaacagcaagatacatttatatattttaaaggcttttgaAGAGTCACTTAAAGAATTGCAACGTAAAGTATAGTTTACTCCTGGCCTGTGTGTGCTGAGGGGAGGGACTCTATTATATGCCACAATTGGGAGAGGAAATTGGTACCACTTTCTGGCAAGTAATTTTTAGCACATACCCATAATCCTATGACCAGGAATTCACCCTAAGGAAGTCATCAAAAATGTGGGCAAAGATGTGTCTACCAACATGATGTCATAGGACTGTTTACAACTAAACCCTAGAAGTAAGCTGCAAGCCTCCAAATTGGGattggtttaaataaaaatagcaacccATATgaagtcaccaaaaaaaaatgctAACAGGAGGTCTTAACCAGAGTTAATGAATGCGCTTAAGGAGTTCTACATGCAAAATACATCTGCGTGTACTTTTTGGGAGATGGTCCATAAGCTTAATCAGACTCTCTGATGTATAAGAGTACTTATTAGTGACAtgacaaaatatatatactttttattttactgaagtcatattggtttataacagtgtgtaacttcaggtgtacattattatatatcacttTCTGTATGGAccacatcatgctcaccaccaatagtctagtttttatctattatcacatatatgtgcccctttaccccttcacCCTGTCCCCCGGTgcccactaatctgttctccttatctatgtttGTGCATCTTCCAcgtgaatgaaatcatatggtgtttacGGCAAAATATTTCTGATACCTTTTCAAGACAAAAGAGTAGATTAGGTGTGTGTACATGCAGAGGTGGCTTTTATTTACTTCAATAagtatttcattgatttaaaaaatttgctcaatgtacatatattttcataCTCAAAACATATGTTTAGAAAACTAAAAAGTCTAATAACTTCAATTTCATACTCAgaacatatgtttaaaaaattaaaaaacagtctAATAACTTCaacttctttaatgttttatcaCCAGTGAAAGCCAGCCAAGTTTTTAatggggaaaaagggaaaaaaattgcacAATTCCTCTACTTATTCCttatataatgtttttaataCTTAAAACTGATTTCATAGAAATTCTAAACAAATAAGCACACCAACCACAAAACCCCCTCACCACAATCAGACAAAACAGAATACTCTCTTCTTGGCTGGTTCAGAATAGCACATCAAAGTGCAATTACATGAAACAGTGTCTCCCTCTAGTGGAGGGAATTAAAACATTATGTTAGTTTTTTTACGAAAAGGTAACCTCCTCCTACAAAGTAATTCATGTTCCTTAAAACGAAATATGGAACCAAAACTTAGAAGGTAAACTCGCTTGATATCCTATTACTTAAATAAGACTAATGATAAGGTTTTAGAGTAATTTTCCCTCCTGtcacctgctctccctcctcccttctacACATTGGCTAGTTGATTTTTTTCGCTGGAACAAAGCTCCCATCATACTGTATATCAAATTTTATGTCCAATTTTTTCCCATCTAACATTGAATTAATAATTTCTCATATAATCAGGGGATTCATAACCTTAATTTTTTTAGTGGGGTACAAAATATTCCATTGAGCAGGTTTATTGGTTCATGTAATCGTGCCTTTTTGGTTGAACACTTAAATTCTTTCCAACTTTTTAGTATtataagacaaaatatttttatgcactAAGGCTTTTTtcccatatttaaaataattttcttgcagtaattcaataaaaataagattgagATCAAagcaaatgaacatttttaaggctctGAGGGACTTATCTCCAAGATGCTTTccaaaagatttttaagattttatgctGCTATTGGCAATGTATCATGTGGCATATAACCTCTGCTGTGACCACAGGCTTACTTCCTCACTTAAAGTGCAAGATATTTGAGGCAAGGGAGTGGATTTTATTAAACGTTTATCCCCAGCACCTGTGCCCAGCACAAAGCAGACAATCGATAAATAATTGCCAAATAAGGAAAACCTCCACCAAGTGAAGATTTATGTGTGTTAAAGATAAAATGTGAGTTTTTCTCTAATCAGATAGGTGAAAACTTGCTATCTTTCTTAAATGTGCATTTCTTTGCTTATAATTAGTagttaaatttctcttttagattatatttttaaaaattcaggttcTCTGAGGCAAAATCCTGGCCCTACCTCTTAGCTatataaccttggacaagttcaaTAACTagccctcaatttcctcatctataaaatggagataagttCCCATCATCATAGAAATTTTGTGAGGATAACATGAGTTAACACACATAAAACCTAGAAGAGTGCTTGACACATAGAATATGTTCAATTAatgctaaatgaatgaacatggaATGCAAAAAGTAGCAAAGGGCTTAACATGACACAGTCTCGTCCCACTCATACTCGCAGTTCCCCAGGGCCAACCATTTCTTTCAGCAGGTTTTTGATTGTAAAATATGACATGCATACTGAAAAGTGCACAGAACAAAACTGTCAGTGTgacaaacagaaagacaaaacTTATATAACCACCACTCAAGTCTGCAAGTACAACTTGTCAGCAACTTAAAAATCCCGTCTCCTTTCCCCATCACaagcccttcccctcctcccagagtTGAACACCATCCTCATTTTCCGACGATCATTTCCTTTACATGCATGCACCGCTAACAATATAGTTTAGTTCTACCAACTTCATGTAAAGAGAATCACAGCATATGCCGCCTTTGATCTTATTTCTTTCACttgatattgtttttaaaaattcatccatattgttgctgGTAGCTCCAGTTCATTCAATTTTATTGCTTTACAGTTTTCCCACTGTATGAATACacataattcatttaatttttaactcagtggacacttgggctgttttCAGTTGGTGCTAATGCAAGTAAAGCACAAGCAGTCTGCAGCAGCAGTTATTCTAGTGCACAAACTGGGGCGGGGACGGGGGTTGCTGGGTGACAGGGCGTTTACACACCTTCAGCTGACGGCCAATGCTAAATGCTTTCCAAAGGAGTTGTGTTGATTTCAATTCCTATTGTACTCCAGGTCTACGATACCGGGGAAgatcagactttattttttgttaatctGATTGGAGTGTAGTGGCATTTCATACTggctttaattcatttttctctgatttctaagGAGATGAGATACTTTTCCATGTTTACTGGCTGTTCGGATTTCGTTTTTTATGAGTTTTAAGTCAACTGTTCTTACTTTgaattcttctctattttcaaataacGTACTTATGTGACTTCATGACtaaattttagacattatctGTTAACTTCCTACTTTAAATATGAGTTTAGTTCATTTACACTCTTTCCTATGTCCACTCCTCTCAGTAAAGTTGTATCACCATTAGTTTCTCCACTGGTCATGACCTCTTCAACTTGTAGTGATATACTTAAAAATCCATATTGTTTATCAACTATAAATACTCTCAACACCCagctctgtaaaatgaggacattcatgcctttttccttcctttccacctCCTGCCTACCTTCCAAACTTAGCTTTTACATTGTCAAAGTCGatatttatattctgttttaCGTGCAGTtaagttttctgttatttgagAGACGGTACAGAGCAGTGTTTAAGAGGACAGGGAGAAAGCCTGAGCTCAGTCTGATCCAGCCCTACGTTAGGTACAGCTGGGCAAGTTCCCTGTCTGAGCTCCCTTTTCTGAAAGGTGGGAACGGTATTAGCACTTGCCTCATAAGGCTacttggaggattaaatgagttaatatatgcaaaacatTTAGACCATTATACATAGTAAGTACATACTATGACTAATATATACTAGTACATACTAAGTATAGTGTAGGTTAGTTGTTATTATATGAGAGGTGACAATAAAAGCTGTCAACCAAGACAGTAGTTCCACTATTATGACTGAATTAAAATTGCCCATCACAGACTTACACTGCACCTCTGTGCACACAGAAAGTATCCCTCCTCCTGTACTGTTTCAGTGCCTGCCACAGACTTTGTGTAGGGTGACCACACATCCCAAGTTGCCATGGACTGTTCCAGTTTATACCTGTTGTCCTGACGCCACAGCATTATAGTGCCTCCTTACACTATTAAGGAGTGTTCcggtttggaaaataaattagaaaggtAGTCAGTCACCCACCCCTATGCCACTGAAAAGGGTGACTTCCACAGCGTCAAGTTTAAGTGGATTCTTCTCTTTTGCACACCAACACTAGTTAAAAAATCTGCCATAGTTCAGTTAGCTCCATTTTAATGGCAGTATAGCTTTTCCTCCTCTGGAGTGTGACTTCCTGCCcccccccttcctctccctcctctcttctgacTAAGACACAGAAAGTGCCTAATATATAGAAAGGACATGTGCTCAGGGTGTTTCTAAGCTCTCATCACACAATCAATGGAAGCCTCTCAAATCGAGACTAGTTGCGCTCTGCACTGAATTGAATCCAGTTGCCTGAATCGCCGATTGTCTTCCCTCTCGGTTTACTCCCCCATTTTGCTGGACTGTCTTCAAATAACTTCAAGAAAAGGTATAGTATAGTAAGTAAACTTTTCAAACTTCCTTATGTACAAAACATCTTATTCAGT contains these protein-coding regions:
- the CEP78 gene encoding centrosomal protein of 78 kDa isoform X7 — translated: MIDSVKLRRDSAADFFSHYEYLCALQDSVPLPAVRACLREGVLDFNADRLRAVDWPPLLSTLKINRDLPLISIRSSFQPWLGETGSDRNKVCRSRVPAIRNKDVTFQLCKALKCCLSASGALKNLELNGLVLRERDLTMLTKGLNKSATLVNLSLANCPIGDGGLENHSVMKAVIKKVLQNGRSAKSEYQWITSPSVKEPFRTARQKKRTIILGSGRKGKATIRIGLATKKPVSNGRKHSLGKEYAPEPLPPGVSGFLPWRTAERARRNRDFPLIKTRDVYNHLQQSEFPVTVTVESPSSSEIEEVDDSSESVQEEPEKTSLKQEALQGKLEECLKQLKEERVIRLKADRRVSELERENAQLRNINFSLSEALHAQSLTSMILDDEGVLGSIENSFQKFHAFLDLLKDAGLGQLATMAGIDQSDFHLLGRPQMSSTVSSPPKEEKALEEEKPESKQNALGQMPNIQVSICMQSAYNEGTLMKFQKITGDARIPLPLESFQIPVPAEEALGTSKDKGVPDTEQRRESLEEFIARTCSPLADVISGAESRRKEEELSRNSRSSSEKMTKTGEYTKKQSVKKQPGKDLHSCSDSSVNRKSKGNGQNSSLVNEPIKSESLKKHISVKKESRIVTVSSKTTKSKLNVLEHSESDTLGSDFEFQESIHTLSRLT
- the CEP78 gene encoding centrosomal protein of 78 kDa isoform X9; translation: MRRHEETWAESLRYRRPDLDCMAGLRRITFNCNTLIGDLGASALAESLSEDLWLRALDLQQCGLTNEGAKALLKALETNRTLVVLDIRKNPLVDHSVMKAVIKKVLQNGRSAKSEYQWITSPSVKEPFRTARQKKRTIILGSGRKGKATIRIGLATKKPVSNGRKHSLGKEYAPEPLPPGVSGFLPWRTAERARRNRDFPLIKTRDVYNHLQQSEFPVTVTVESPSSSEIEEVDDSSESVQEEPEKTSLKQEALQGKLEECLKQLKEERVIRLKADRRVSELERENAQLRNINFSLSEALHAQSLTSMILDDEGVLGSIENSFQKFHAFLDLLKDAGLGQLATMAGIDQSDFHLLGRPQMSSTVSSPPKEEKALEEEKPESKQNALGQMPNIQVSICMQSAYNEGTLMKFQKITGDARIPLPLESFQIPVPAEEALGTSKDKGVPDTEQRRESLEEFIARTCSPLADVISGAESRRKEEELSRNSRSSSEKMTKTGEYTKKQSVKKQPGKDLHSCSDSSVNRKSKGNGQNSSLVNEPIKSESLKKHISVKKESRIVTVSSKTTKSKLNVLEHSESDTLGSDFEFQESIHTLSRLT